A region from the Candidatus Buchananbacteria bacterium genome encodes:
- a CDS encoding helix-turn-helix domain-containing protein — protein sequence MALKPNNLIFVSNYGILTLEEVAKIMKVSQKTVYRWVNSRKLRAAKFGHKTYRILEKDLVKFINQHMS from the coding sequence TTGGCTCTTAAGCCAAATAACTTAATATTCGTGTCTAACTACGGCATTCTCACATTAGAGGAAGTGGCGAAGATCATGAAGGTAAGCCAGAAGACGGTTTATCGTTGGGTTAACTCTAGAAAACTTCGGGCCGCCAAGTTTGGGCACAAAACGTATCGTATCTTAGAAAAAGACCTGGTGAAGTTCATCAATCAACACATGAGTTAA